In one Aquificaceae bacterium genomic region, the following are encoded:
- a CDS encoding ThaI family type II restriction endonuclease codes for MGDLVKEVFQEDVYRVKLRKKLPYIFKIIDLEFSRGGHVGMEVGVFRERVIVSFFMHVFGEDKVILDTANKAEVDLRIVGHDNPISIKTKTGSGLSGVKLKWTVDWKKAEEFYGSYFPASDMLFVQINWNRHGLFAYIPLNIQKQVFTELGKESYLKLPRKGTNPRGVEISTLALKECLKRTEYKLDIHWKVDESILSKYNPYKRWIELWEEE; via the coding sequence ATGGGAGATTTGGTAAAAGAGGTATTTCAAGAAGATGTATATAGGGTAAAGCTCAGAAAAAAGCTACCTTATATCTTCAAGATAATAGATTTAGAGTTCTCAAGAGGTGGGCATGTAGGTATGGAAGTAGGAGTTTTTAGAGAAAGAGTAATAGTTTCCTTTTTTATGCACGTGTTTGGCGAAGATAAGGTGATCCTTGACACCGCAAACAAAGCGGAGGTAGATTTAAGGATTGTAGGACATGACAACCCTATATCTATAAAAACTAAGACAGGTAGTGGTTTATCAGGTGTCAAACTAAAATGGACAGTTGATTGGAAAAAGGCGGAAGAGTTCTATGGCTCATATTTTCCTGCTTCTGATATGTTGTTTGTTCAAATAAACTGGAACAGACATGGTCTTTTTGCCTATATACCCTTAAACATACAAAAGCAAGTCTTTACTGAATTAGGTAAGGAAAGTTATCTAAAGCTACCGAGAAAAGGAACGAACCCGAGAGGTGTAGAGATAAGCACATTAGCACTAAAGGAATGCCTGAAAAGAACAGAGTATAAGTTAGATATACACTGGAAGGTGGATGAAAGTATCCTAAGCAAGTACAATCCTTACAAGCGGTGGATTGAGCTATGGGAAGAAGAATGA
- the frr gene encoding ribosome recycling factor translates to MIEDIFRSAEEDMKKAVNYFKNEIAGLRTGRASTSLVEELKVEYYGSKIPLKQLGSISVSDVNQLTIQLWDVNAVSSVEKAIMESLNLTPQTQGNVIRITLPPLTEERRRELVRMLHKMAEEARVAVRNIRRDAKEMLEDLEGVSEDEIKRALERLQKLTDKYIEEINSLAEAKEKEIMGG, encoded by the coding sequence ATGATAGAGGATATTTTTAGAAGTGCGGAAGAGGATATGAAAAAGGCGGTAAACTACTTTAAGAACGAAATAGCTGGGCTTAGGACGGGTAGGGCAAGCACATCCCTTGTTGAAGAGCTAAAGGTAGAATATTACGGTTCAAAGATTCCTCTCAAACAGCTTGGAAGCATTAGTGTGAGCGATGTAAACCAGCTAACCATTCAGCTTTGGGATGTAAATGCGGTCTCAAGTGTGGAAAAGGCAATAATGGAAAGTCTAAACCTCACACCTCAAACACAGGGTAATGTAATAAGAATAACCTTGCCACCTCTCACAGAAGAAAGAAGAAGGGAGCTTGTGAGGATGCTCCATAAAATGGCAGAGGAGGCAAGGGTGGCGGTTAGAAACATAAGAAGAGACGCAAAGGAAATGCTTGAAGACCTTGAGGGTGTTTCTGAAGATGAGATAAAGAGGGCTTTAGAAAGGCTTCAAAAGCTCACAGACAAATACATAGAGGAGATAAACTCCCTTGCAGAGGCTAAGGAGAAGGAGATAATGGGAGGATGA
- a CDS encoding proline--tRNA ligase produces MRWSRYFWYTSKEDPADTEAPSHKLLLKAGFIKQVSAGIYELTPPGVRVLRKIENIVRKEMDRSGAQEVLLTVLNPAELWKETGRWDLYGRELFTLKDRNGREYCLGPTHEEEITDLVRSFVNSYRQLPVVLYQIQVKFRDEKRPRFGLIRGREFIMKDAYSFDPDEFSAMMSYESMKFAYDRIFKKLRLKTLLVEASVGAIGGISSHEFVALTPYGEARVAYCESCGYGANAEIVRLSKPQEEEEEPLPLKEVHTPNTDTIEKLSSFLGVPARKIVKAVLYMVNGKEPVMFLIRGDRNIDENKVEAVLGTENFRLAEEEEVKNLLKTSKGFIGPFNLPPQIKVYWDNSTYGLKNVVIAFNKPDYHYINANPGRDFQYGEFVDVCQVEEGDPCPKCGSPLKVSKGLELGHIFLLGTRYSEPMRAYYTDPTGQEKPIIMGCYGIGISRCISAIVEQYHDEKGIKWPTSVAPFELDIICINMEDQEQKAVAENLYMLAQEHGIETIYDDRDQSPGFKFADADLCGFPYRIVVGRKVKEGKVELQNRHTGERWDVEIDKAVETVRDLVNRDKNLP; encoded by the coding sequence ATGCGTTGGAGTAGGTATTTTTGGTATACTTCAAAGGAAGACCCGGCGGATACGGAAGCACCCTCGCATAAACTGCTCCTTAAGGCTGGCTTTATCAAGCAGGTTTCTGCAGGCATATATGAGCTTACTCCACCCGGTGTAAGAGTTTTAAGAAAGATAGAAAACATAGTTCGCAAGGAAATGGACAGGAGCGGAGCTCAGGAGGTTTTGCTTACCGTATTGAACCCAGCAGAGCTTTGGAAGGAAACGGGAAGGTGGGACTTATATGGTAGGGAGCTCTTTACTCTAAAAGACAGGAACGGCAGAGAATACTGCCTTGGACCAACCCATGAGGAGGAAATAACAGACCTTGTTAGGTCCTTCGTAAACTCATACAGACAACTTCCTGTGGTTCTTTACCAGATACAGGTCAAGTTCAGAGATGAAAAAAGACCTCGCTTTGGTCTTATAAGGGGAAGGGAGTTTATCATGAAAGACGCCTACTCCTTTGACCCAGATGAGTTTTCCGCTATGATGTCTTACGAAAGCATGAAGTTTGCCTACGATAGGATATTTAAAAAACTCAGGCTAAAGACACTGCTCGTGGAAGCAAGCGTAGGAGCTATAGGTGGCATAAGCTCTCATGAGTTTGTTGCTCTAACCCCATACGGAGAGGCAAGGGTTGCTTACTGTGAAAGCTGTGGCTATGGAGCAAACGCAGAAATAGTAAGACTTTCCAAGCCTCAAGAGGAGGAAGAAGAGCCTTTACCTTTAAAGGAAGTTCATACGCCAAACACAGACACCATTGAAAAGCTCTCCTCTTTCCTCGGAGTGCCTGCAAGGAAGATAGTAAAGGCGGTGCTTTATATGGTAAATGGAAAAGAGCCAGTTATGTTCCTTATAAGGGGAGACAGGAACATAGACGAGAATAAGGTGGAGGCTGTTTTGGGAACGGAGAATTTTAGGCTCGCAGAGGAGGAAGAGGTCAAAAATCTTTTGAAAACCAGCAAGGGCTTTATAGGACCCTTTAACCTTCCACCTCAGATAAAGGTCTACTGGGACAACTCTACCTACGGACTAAAGAACGTGGTAATAGCCTTTAATAAGCCAGATTATCATTACATAAACGCCAACCCAGGGAGAGACTTCCAATACGGAGAATTTGTGGATGTGTGTCAGGTAGAAGAAGGCGACCCATGTCCTAAGTGTGGCTCTCCCCTTAAGGTAAGCAAAGGTCTTGAGCTGGGACATATATTCCTTCTTGGGACACGGTATTCTGAGCCTATGAGAGCCTACTACACAGACCCCACAGGACAAGAAAAACCCATCATAATGGGTTGCTACGGTATAGGCATTTCAAGGTGCATCTCTGCAATCGTGGAGCAGTATCACGATGAAAAGGGAATAAAGTGGCCCACGTCGGTTGCACCCTTTGAGCTTGACATAATATGCATAAACATGGAAGACCAAGAGCAAAAGGCGGTGGCGGAAAACCTATATATGCTGGCACAGGAACATGGTATAGAAACCATATACGACGATAGAGACCAAAGCCCAGGCTTTAAGTTTGCGGATGCGGACTTGTGCGGATTTCCATACAGGATAGTGGTAGGCAGAAAGGTAAAGGAAGGCAAGGTGGAACTCCAAAATAGGCACACAGGAGAAAGGTGGGATGTGGAAATAGACAAGGCTGTGGAGACTGTAAGGGATTTGGTAAACAGGGATAAGAATCTTCCATAG
- the tsf gene encoding translation elongation factor Ts, with protein sequence MISAEMVKTLREMTGAGMLDCKKALEEAGGDIEKAKEILRIRGLAKADKKAGRETKEGIIYAYVSEDRKTGVLIELNCETDFVARNEKFVELALNIAKHIASVPENKDRSGTGEDIAGQAYAQDTSISVGDLIKSAIAQIGENIQLRRFVRYDTEGFVHTYVHGIGKVGVLIDYLAPELNDNTLRVVHDVALQIAAMKPEFVSIESVDPAVLEREKRILTEQARQEGKPENIIEKVVEGRLRKFYQEKVLLEQAFIKEEKKTVGQYIKESQTGVEIRRFVRFEVGGV encoded by the coding sequence ATGATAAGCGCGGAAATGGTAAAGACACTGAGAGAGATGACCGGGGCAGGTATGTTAGACTGCAAGAAGGCTTTGGAAGAAGCTGGGGGTGATATAGAAAAGGCGAAGGAAATACTCAGAATAAGAGGTCTTGCCAAAGCGGACAAGAAAGCAGGAAGGGAAACAAAAGAGGGCATAATCTACGCCTATGTGTCAGAAGATAGAAAAACAGGAGTGCTAATAGAGCTAAACTGTGAGACGGACTTTGTGGCAAGAAATGAAAAGTTTGTGGAGCTTGCCCTAAACATAGCAAAGCATATAGCAAGCGTCCCAGAAAACAAGGATAGGTCAGGCACCGGTGAAGATATCGCAGGTCAAGCCTATGCACAAGACACAAGCATAAGCGTAGGAGACCTCATAAAGTCCGCTATAGCCCAAATAGGAGAAAACATACAGCTAAGAAGGTTTGTAAGATACGATACTGAAGGTTTTGTACATACCTATGTGCACGGTATAGGAAAGGTAGGCGTGCTTATAGACTACCTTGCTCCAGAGCTTAACGACAATACACTCAGAGTGGTCCACGATGTGGCACTTCAGATAGCTGCTATGAAGCCTGAGTTTGTAAGCATAGAAAGTGTTGACCCAGCAGTCCTTGAAAGAGAAAAGAGAATTCTCACAGAACAAGCAAGACAGGAAGGTAAGCCAGAAAACATTATAGAAAAGGTGGTGGAAGGTAGGCTCAGAAAGTTTTATCAAGAGAAGGTGCTCTTAGAGCAGGCTTTCATAAAGGAAGAGAAGAAAACCGTGGGACAATACATAAAGGAAAGCCAAACGGGTGTGGAAATAAGACGTTTTGTAAGGTTTGAAGTAGGTGGTGTCTGA
- the ychF gene encoding redox-regulated ATPase YchF, translating into MALSVGIVGLPNVGKSTLFNALIQSAKATAANYPFCTIEPNVGTVEVPDKRLYHIAELERSRKITPTFIEFVDIAGLVRNASKGEGLGNQFLAHIREVDAIAMVLRCFENPDVVHVEGSVDPIRDAQIIDLELIAKDLETVDKRLEKVEKMARLGDKKAKEELEMLKAIKAVLENMEPLRKHIKDLGSEVFEYAKRNLFLLTTKPLMYVANVSEADLPEGNQLSKRVFQYAQEEGSPAVLICAKLEEELIGLEKEEKEELLRSYGLEEPGLNKLIRSAYSLLELITFFTAGEKETRAWTVKRGTKAPQAAGKIHSDFERGFIAAEVINYEDYVKVGSMTKAKELGLVRLEGKEYEVKDGDIIYFRFNV; encoded by the coding sequence ATGGCTCTGAGTGTAGGAATTGTAGGATTGCCTAATGTAGGAAAATCTACCTTGTTTAACGCCCTAATACAGTCCGCAAAGGCGACCGCTGCAAACTATCCCTTTTGCACTATAGAGCCAAACGTGGGCACGGTGGAAGTGCCAGACAAGAGGCTCTACCACATTGCAGAGCTTGAAAGGTCAAGGAAGATAACGCCTACTTTCATAGAGTTTGTGGATATAGCCGGACTTGTAAGAAACGCCAGCAAGGGAGAAGGTCTTGGAAATCAGTTCCTTGCCCATATAAGGGAAGTGGATGCAATTGCTATGGTGTTAAGGTGCTTTGAAAACCCTGACGTGGTTCATGTGGAAGGCAGTGTTGACCCCATAAGGGATGCTCAGATAATAGACCTTGAGCTTATAGCAAAGGACTTGGAGACGGTAGACAAAAGGCTTGAGAAGGTGGAAAAGATGGCAAGGCTGGGAGACAAAAAGGCAAAGGAAGAGTTGGAAATGCTAAAAGCCATAAAGGCGGTTTTGGAAAATATGGAGCCTCTTAGAAAACACATAAAGGACCTTGGCTCAGAGGTCTTTGAGTATGCCAAAAGGAATCTTTTTCTCCTCACCACCAAGCCTCTTATGTATGTGGCAAATGTGAGCGAGGCAGACCTGCCAGAGGGCAATCAACTAAGTAAGAGGGTCTTTCAATACGCACAAGAGGAAGGCTCTCCTGCGGTATTGATATGTGCAAAACTTGAAGAGGAGCTTATTGGTCTTGAAAAGGAAGAAAAAGAAGAGCTTCTTAGGTCTTATGGGCTTGAAGAGCCAGGGCTTAACAAACTTATAAGGTCTGCTTACTCACTCCTTGAGCTTATAACTTTTTTCACTGCAGGAGAAAAGGAGACAAGGGCGTGGACTGTAAAAAGAGGCACAAAAGCACCACAAGCTGCGGGTAAAATACACTCAGACTTTGAAAGGGGCTTTATCGCTGCGGAGGTGATAAACTACGAGGACTATGTAAAGGTTGGCTCTATGACTAAGGCTAAAGAGCTTGGTCTTGTAAGGCTTGAAGGGAAAGAGTATGAAGTCAAAGATGGCGATATTATCTATTTTAGGTTTAACGTTTAG
- the rpsB gene encoding 30S ribosomal protein S2, whose translation MAVVSMRDLLEAGVHFGHSKGRWNPKMAPYLYGVRNGIHIIDLNKTVVFLEQAYHFIADSVAQGAEVLFVGTKKQAKDVIKEEAERAGVPYVNERWVGGLLTNFRTVRKSILKLHTLERMEAEGVFDVLPKKEVRGLKRKMERLRKLYGGIVNMERLPNIIWVVDTVREAIAVQEAKKLGITVVAIADSNCDPDLIDYPVPGNDDAIKSIKLLTSKIADAVIEGKRRRESLGEVAIEVPRRRVITVEEEEKVLFERAMEMSEKYEYIDKDAQEE comes from the coding sequence ATGGCTGTAGTTTCTATGAGAGACCTTTTGGAAGCAGGTGTGCACTTTGGACACTCAAAGGGCAGGTGGAACCCTAAGATGGCACCCTATCTATACGGCGTGCGTAATGGTATACACATCATAGACCTCAACAAGACCGTTGTATTCCTTGAACAAGCCTATCACTTTATAGCGGACAGTGTGGCACAGGGTGCGGAAGTGCTCTTTGTAGGCACAAAAAAGCAGGCAAAGGATGTGATAAAGGAAGAGGCGGAAAGAGCCGGTGTGCCATATGTGAACGAAAGATGGGTTGGAGGACTTCTTACCAACTTTAGGACTGTGCGTAAGAGCATCCTCAAGCTCCATACCCTTGAGAGGATGGAAGCGGAAGGTGTCTTTGACGTGCTTCCCAAAAAGGAGGTAAGAGGACTAAAGAGAAAAATGGAAAGGCTTAGAAAGCTCTACGGTGGTATAGTAAACATGGAAAGGCTACCCAACATTATCTGGGTTGTGGACACAGTAAGAGAAGCCATAGCGGTCCAAGAGGCTAAAAAACTGGGTATAACAGTGGTAGCCATTGCGGACTCTAACTGCGACCCAGACCTGATAGATTACCCCGTGCCAGGAAACGACGATGCTATAAAGTCTATAAAGCTACTTACCTCAAAGATAGCGGACGCGGTCATTGAAGGCAAGCGGAGAAGAGAAAGTCTTGGAGAGGTGGCGATTGAAGTGCCAAGGAGAAGAGTCATTACCGTTGAAGAAGAGGAAAAGGTGCTCTTTGAGAGGGCAATGGAAATGTCCGAGAAGTACGAATACATTGACAAAGACGCACAGGAGGAATAA
- the pyrH gene encoding UMP kinase, protein MDEAPVYKRVLLKLSGEAFAGEQEFGIDPKFLEYISLEIKSLVDVGVQTAIVIGGGNIFRGIEGLEIGIDRATGDYMGMLATVINALALQSALERIAQIPTRVLSAIEMRQIAEPYIRRRAIRHLEKGRVVIFAAGTGNPFFSTDTAGALRAIEIGADLLIKATKVDGIYTDDPLKNPNAEFIQEIAYLEAINRGLRVMDYTAMTLCKENKLPILVLNIKKPGNLLRAVMGERVGSLVR, encoded by the coding sequence ATGGATGAAGCACCTGTATATAAGAGGGTGCTTTTAAAGCTGTCTGGAGAAGCCTTCGCTGGCGAGCAAGAGTTTGGCATAGACCCAAAGTTTCTTGAATACATAAGCCTTGAAATAAAGAGTCTTGTGGACGTGGGGGTCCAAACTGCAATAGTGATAGGTGGTGGCAATATCTTTAGAGGTATAGAGGGGCTTGAGATAGGTATAGATAGGGCAACGGGCGATTATATGGGTATGTTGGCAACGGTTATAAACGCCCTTGCCTTGCAATCCGCACTTGAGAGGATAGCACAAATTCCCACGAGGGTCTTGTCAGCCATTGAAATGAGACAAATTGCAGAGCCTTACATAAGAAGGAGGGCTATAAGGCATTTAGAAAAGGGTCGTGTGGTAATATTCGCTGCAGGGACAGGCAATCCCTTTTTCTCCACAGACACTGCGGGTGCTCTCAGAGCCATAGAGATAGGTGCAGACCTTCTTATAAAGGCTACAAAGGTGGACGGCATATACACCGATGACCCACTTAAAAACCCCAACGCAGAGTTTATCCAAGAAATAGCCTATCTTGAAGCCATAAATAGAGGTCTTAGGGTTATGGACTATACCGCTATGACCCTCTGTAAGGAAAACAAGCTACCCATATTGGTGCTTAACATAAAAAAGCCAGGAAATCTGCTGAGGGCTGTAATGGGTGAAAGGGTTGGGTCTTTGGTGAGGTAG
- a CDS encoding Hsp33 family molecular chaperone HslO, with protein sequence MYRDLDAQTREDLRLYFQDRDYMVVSVPKDELIRVYTLQANHAVAVAKRIHDLEGQGAELMGYAIMSALLLTSLVKHATEQKVLFKVQTDYGVVVSEADGKGRVRGFIEGDPQEGWVSGVLTVVKELRLGVPYTSIVPVVGRNLKEALSFYFEQSEQTKTYLDMHLEFTPAGVQAKAYLVQVLSGVSQRSIDLIEENLRNLSFFEKRPEDIALDILKGMEPRLIGLKEIEYYCPCSEEIARASLMLLQEEELQDILSEGPAQVVCKFCKRVYRFSREQLML encoded by the coding sequence ATGTATAGAGACCTTGACGCACAGACCAGAGAAGACCTGAGGCTCTATTTTCAGGACAGAGACTACATGGTGGTTTCCGTGCCAAAGGATGAGCTTATAAGGGTTTATACCCTGCAGGCAAACCATGCAGTGGCGGTTGCCAAGAGAATACATGACTTGGAAGGGCAAGGGGCGGAGCTTATGGGCTATGCCATAATGTCCGCTTTACTTTTGACATCCCTTGTGAAACATGCAACAGAACAAAAGGTGCTTTTTAAGGTGCAAACAGATTATGGAGTTGTAGTCTCAGAGGCGGACGGAAAGGGAAGGGTGAGAGGTTTTATAGAAGGCGACCCACAAGAAGGTTGGGTTTCTGGAGTTTTAACCGTAGTAAAAGAGCTAAGGCTTGGCGTGCCTTACACGAGCATAGTCCCAGTGGTTGGTAGAAACCTAAAGGAGGCTCTTTCCTTTTACTTTGAACAATCAGAACAAACAAAAACCTATTTGGATATGCATTTGGAGTTTACTCCTGCAGGAGTCCAGGCAAAGGCTTATCTTGTGCAAGTGCTTTCTGGAGTTTCTCAAAGGAGCATTGACCTTATAGAGGAAAACCTAAGAAACCTCTCCTTTTTTGAAAAGAGACCAGAAGACATAGCTCTTGATATACTAAAGGGTATGGAACCAAGGCTTATAGGTCTTAAGGAAATAGAATACTACTGTCCCTGTAGTGAGGAAATAGCTCGTGCAAGTCTTATGCTCTTGCAGGAGGAGGAGCTCCAAGATATACTAAGCGAAGGACCTGCACAGGTAGTTTGTAAGTTTTGCAAGAGAGTTTATCGCTTCAGCAGGGAACAGCTTATGCTATAA
- a CDS encoding site-specific DNA-methyltransferase produces MRTKTSRFGSSGRIAHDSSDFYRRRLYSEFIPVEVQKDQKEIPFPDNLKNTILCKSSEDMSEIPDNSVHLMITSPPYNVGKEYDMDMSFTEYREFLKRVWKEVYRVLVPGGRACINVANLGRKPYIPLHAFIIQDMLELGFLMRGEIIWVKAGGGAPSTAWGTWLSAKNPVIRDEHEYILVFSKGSFERKSTGQSTISREEFLTFTKSVWYMKSESAKKVGHPAVFPIELPYRLIQLYTFKHDIVLDPFMGSGQTAIASLMCDRYYIGYEINPEYVELANRRIQKYTEGGQP; encoded by the coding sequence ATGAGAACAAAAACAAGCAGGTTTGGAAGCAGTGGGAGAATAGCTCACGACTCTTCGGATTTTTATCGCAGAAGGCTATATTCTGAATTTATACCCGTGGAGGTCCAAAAGGACCAGAAAGAAATTCCATTTCCTGACAACCTCAAAAATACTATCCTTTGCAAATCCTCAGAAGATATGTCAGAAATTCCTGACAATAGCGTTCATCTTATGATAACTTCACCTCCATACAACGTGGGCAAAGAATACGATATGGATATGAGTTTTACAGAATACAGAGAATTTCTTAAAAGGGTTTGGAAAGAAGTATATAGAGTTCTTGTTCCCGGTGGGAGGGCATGTATAAATGTGGCTAATCTTGGCAGAAAGCCTTACATTCCACTTCATGCCTTTATAATTCAGGACATGCTTGAGTTGGGTTTTTTAATGAGAGGTGAGATAATATGGGTAAAAGCTGGTGGTGGTGCACCATCAACTGCGTGGGGCACTTGGCTTAGTGCAAAGAATCCGGTAATAAGGGATGAGCACGAATACATTCTTGTCTTCTCAAAGGGCAGTTTTGAAAGAAAAAGCACGGGGCAAAGCACTATAAGCAGAGAGGAGTTCTTGACTTTTACGAAAAGCGTGTGGTATATGAAAAGCGAAAGTGCTAAGAAGGTGGGACATCCAGCAGTTTTCCCTATAGAGCTTCCCTATAGGCTAATTCAGTTGTATACCTTTAAACATGATATAGTGCTTGACCCTTTTATGGGTAGTGGTCAAACCGCGATAGCAAGTTTGATGTGTGATAGATATTACATTGGTTACGAGATAAACCCTGAATATGTGGAGCTTGCAAACAGAAGAATACAAAAATACACAGAAGGAGGTCAGCCATGA
- a CDS encoding type II secretion system F family protein, translating into MPRFKYRAFDDTGNFVESEVNYPSQEALIADLQQRGLSIIEVVAVDKEEVKRGLTFKLPIGGRVSDRDLSIFCRQLGTMINAGLSIVDALNILGDQLPNKKLAEASKKVAVMVSEGKPISNSMAEFPAVFPEFVINLVRVGEETGNLDVSLIRAADYYEKMAMIKSKIKSAAFYPTFVVIVATAIVTGILYFLVPTFAEIYASFGGELPAPTQMLIAASNTLRSNLIFILGFIVAFSFIFRFLLNNSYQFRKSVHSFMLRAPKMGELMMKSTMAKFARTMATLFSSGVALERAFEIAGQVTGNVVIREALESAKKGVIEGEPMHKALEKTGMFPKLIIAMVRVGEDTGRLDDMLDTIARFYEDEFDKAVEGMIKLIEPMLIVFIGGIVGAILIALYMPIFKMGELIR; encoded by the coding sequence ATGCCAAGGTTTAAGTATAGAGCCTTTGACGACACGGGGAACTTTGTGGAGAGTGAGGTAAATTATCCAAGTCAAGAAGCTTTGATAGCGGACCTACAACAGAGGGGTTTGAGTATCATAGAAGTAGTAGCAGTTGATAAGGAAGAGGTCAAGAGAGGACTAACCTTTAAACTTCCAATAGGTGGTAGGGTAAGCGATAGAGACCTTTCCATATTTTGCAGGCAACTTGGAACAATGATAAACGCAGGACTTAGCATAGTAGATGCTCTTAACATATTGGGAGACCAATTACCCAACAAAAAACTTGCAGAAGCCAGTAAAAAGGTCGCAGTGATGGTAAGCGAGGGAAAACCCATATCAAACTCTATGGCTGAGTTTCCTGCAGTTTTTCCAGAGTTTGTAATTAATTTGGTTAGAGTGGGTGAAGAAACGGGTAATCTTGACGTTTCTCTTATAAGGGCTGCGGATTATTACGAGAAGATGGCAATGATAAAGAGCAAGATAAAGAGTGCAGCCTTTTATCCTACCTTTGTGGTTATAGTAGCCACCGCCATAGTTACGGGTATACTCTATTTTCTTGTGCCCACCTTTGCAGAGATTTATGCCTCTTTTGGTGGTGAACTTCCCGCTCCTACCCAAATGCTTATCGCCGCCTCTAACACCCTTAGGTCAAACCTTATCTTTATACTTGGTTTCATAGTAGCTTTTTCTTTCATATTTAGATTTTTACTCAACAATAGCTACCAGTTTAGAAAATCTGTGCATTCCTTTATGCTAAGAGCTCCAAAGATGGGTGAGCTTATGATGAAAAGCACCATGGCAAAGTTTGCCAGAACTATGGCAACCCTTTTTTCAAGTGGTGTGGCTCTTGAAAGGGCTTTTGAGATAGCAGGTCAGGTAACGGGAAACGTAGTAATAAGGGAAGCTCTTGAGTCCGCAAAGAAGGGTGTTATAGAGGGTGAGCCTATGCACAAGGCTCTTGAAAAAACTGGCATGTTCCCAAAACTTATAATAGCCATGGTGAGGGTAGGTGAGGATACGGGTAGGCTTGATGATATGTTAGATACTATAGCGAGATTCTATGAAGACGAGTTTGATAAGGCTGTGGAAGGAATGATAAAGCTAATAGAACCAATGCTCATAGTCTTCATAGGCGGTATAGTGGGAGCTATACTCATAGCCCTATACATGCCTATATTCAAGATGGGTGAGTTGATAAGGTGA